From the genome of Candidatus Aegiribacteria sp., one region includes:
- a CDS encoding 4Fe-4S dicluster domain-containing protein yields the protein MPVNESRKYPFPEIDPDICKGCKLCIAACPTNVLVISEKLNSKGFHYSEYVGEGCIGCGNCYYTCPEPSAVTLYLKNYVPEEVS from the coding sequence TTGCCAGTGAACGAAAGCAGGAAATACCCATTTCCCGAGATTGATCCAGATATCTGCAAGGGGTGTAAGCTGTGTATTGCAGCGTGCCCAACGAACGTATTGGTGATATCTGAGAAACTGAATTCAAAGGGATTTCACTATTCCGAGTACGTTGGTGAGGGCTGCATCGGGTGTGGTAATTGTTACTATACATGCCCGGAACCCAGCGCAGTTACACTATACTTGAAGAATTATGTGCCAGAGGAGGTGAGTTAG
- a CDS encoding 3-methyl-2-oxobutanoate dehydrogenase subunit VorB, whose protein sequence is MPRKLMKGNYAAVYGAILAGCKAYYGYPITPASEIAESASALFPKFGRTFVQSESEVSAINMVYGAAGCGQRVMTGSSGPGISLKQEGISYCAGSALPCVIIDIMRGGPGLGNIGPEQSDYNQVVKGGGHGNYKVIVLAPNSAQEMCDLTMLAFELADKYRNPVYVLTDGVIGQMMEAVELPEPVTELPDKSDWAVYGTADSRHLINSIYLDHDDLERWNREMGKKYDTIRKNEVRVEEYRMDDAEIVAIGYGSCSRVIRSAVDLARERGVKLGMFRPITLFPFPVKEIAQFTDRGIKGILTVEMSDGQLIDDVNLALKGKMISELYNRMGGNVPTALEILEKVSELYGV, encoded by the coding sequence ATGCCTCGAAAATTAATGAAAGGGAACTATGCCGCCGTATATGGCGCTATTCTTGCTGGCTGCAAGGCATACTATGGTTATCCCATTACACCTGCCAGCGAAATAGCGGAATCAGCCTCCGCACTCTTTCCGAAATTCGGAAGGACGTTCGTTCAATCCGAAAGTGAGGTTTCCGCGATCAACATGGTTTACGGAGCAGCGGGATGCGGACAGAGGGTTATGACCGGCAGCTCCGGCCCCGGAATCAGCCTTAAGCAGGAGGGTATTTCCTACTGTGCAGGCTCAGCTCTCCCATGTGTGATAATAGACATCATGCGAGGCGGCCCGGGTCTTGGTAACATCGGCCCTGAACAGAGCGATTACAATCAGGTAGTAAAGGGTGGCGGACACGGTAACTATAAAGTTATTGTACTTGCTCCTAACTCAGCACAGGAAATGTGCGACCTGACTATGCTGGCGTTCGAACTGGCGGATAAGTACAGAAATCCTGTTTATGTGCTTACTGACGGTGTCATTGGTCAGATGATGGAAGCCGTTGAGCTTCCAGAGCCGGTAACGGAACTCCCTGACAAAAGCGATTGGGCTGTTTACGGAACTGCCGATTCCAGGCATCTCATCAATTCCATCTACCTTGATCATGATGACCTGGAACGATGGAACAGAGAGATGGGGAAGAAGTATGATACCATCAGGAAAAACGAAGTAAGGGTGGAGGAGTACAGGATGGACGATGCCGAGATCGTTGCAATTGGTTATGGAAGTTGCAGCCGCGTAATTCGTTCCGCTGTTGACCTTGCCCGGGAAAGAGGGGTCAAACTGGGTATGTTCAGGCCTATAACTCTCTTTCCGTTCCCTGTAAAAGAGATCGCTCAGTTTACGGACAGGGGAATCAAGGGAATTCTCACTGTTGAAATGTCTGACGGTCAGCTGATAGACGATGTGAATCTTGCGCTGAAAGGGAAGATGATTTCCGAACTTTACAATAGAATGGGTGGCAACGTTCCGACTGCCCTGGAGATCCTTGAAAAGGTCTCCGAACTGTATGGGGTGTGA
- a CDS encoding MBL fold metallo-hydrolase has product MKNILIVSIILTTFVVSLLSCGDTSGPLDVSDPTASILTVTLEETDAIKDNETTVSSALSEECSDRSEVTIERNSKGGFQAHAVWTQCPDDNFAWYAIYRSDTPGIPSNIEAADTSVIFTSVSGTSWLDTGIIAGNTYYYAVRTVNEDDIDSWSNEDSVVVSAATPPSPSTLSGSYTGDDTFGQITLEWTECPDSDFYCYKLYRSESHNIENDPSLAEIVAVAEGSNNTNFEDNDVEGLTTYYYAVETINESQLSTWSNEVSVAIPDLTPLLTVFFIDPSHNNYYSGDVILLRTPENYYYLIDGGDRSGSWSCGVEEVLPILDSLGVDSLDGIVGTHPHSDHIGGLIGVLDSVPVTTVWDSGFSYSTSTYLEYLQAIFDNGADYITPRRGDILDWDDSLTVECIHPVEPLGTNPNNASIVLRVTYGSVSFLFTGDLETSGGENVILDALNQGIIDDISADVLKVGHHGSYTSTSHSWLQAVDPNYAAIEVGYGNSYGHPHSEVIQRIENYGAFIYRTDQDGTFIMTTDGTDLEVYP; this is encoded by the coding sequence ATGAAAAATATACTTATTGTTTCTATAATATTAACCACCTTTGTTGTTTCGTTGTTATCCTGCGGCGATACATCGGGGCCTCTGGACGTTTCCGATCCCACAGCATCAATTCTTACAGTTACACTTGAAGAGACAGATGCTATTAAGGACAATGAAACCACCGTTTCATCAGCCTTGTCCGAAGAATGTTCGGACAGAAGCGAAGTTACCATTGAAAGAAATAGCAAAGGCGGATTCCAGGCACATGCCGTATGGACCCAGTGCCCTGATGACAATTTCGCCTGGTACGCAATCTACCGTTCAGATACACCCGGAATCCCGTCCAATATTGAAGCTGCCGACACAAGTGTGATATTCACATCGGTTTCAGGTACTTCCTGGTTAGACACCGGCATCATCGCGGGAAACACATACTATTACGCAGTCCGGACTGTTAATGAGGACGATATTGATTCATGGAGTAATGAGGATTCAGTTGTTGTTTCTGCAGCTACACCACCTTCTCCCTCCACATTATCCGGATCTTACACCGGAGATGATACATTCGGCCAAATTACACTGGAATGGACCGAATGTCCGGACAGTGATTTTTATTGCTATAAACTTTACAGATCCGAGAGCCACAATATAGAGAATGATCCCTCACTGGCCGAAATTGTGGCTGTAGCGGAGGGAAGCAATAATACAAATTTCGAGGATAACGATGTTGAAGGGCTTACTACTTACTACTACGCCGTAGAAACAATCAACGAATCGCAGCTGAGTACATGGAGCAACGAAGTATCGGTTGCAATTCCGGATCTGACACCTCTGCTGACCGTGTTTTTCATTGACCCTTCGCATAACAATTACTATTCCGGGGATGTCATTCTCCTTAGAACCCCTGAGAACTACTATTACCTGATTGACGGCGGGGACAGATCGGGAAGCTGGAGCTGCGGAGTTGAAGAAGTGCTGCCGATACTTGACAGCCTGGGTGTAGACAGCCTCGACGGAATCGTAGGCACACATCCCCATTCGGATCATATAGGAGGGCTGATCGGTGTTCTCGATAGTGTACCGGTGACGACAGTATGGGATTCAGGCTTCTCCTATTCTACATCAACTTACTTGGAATATCTGCAGGCGATCTTTGACAACGGTGCAGATTACATCACCCCCAGAAGGGGAGATATTCTCGATTGGGATGATAGTCTTACCGTTGAGTGCATTCATCCTGTGGAGCCTCTCGGTACGAATCCGAATAACGCGTCCATAGTTCTGAGGGTAACTTATGGAAGTGTTTCTTTCCTGTTCACCGGTGATCTTGAAACCAGCGGCGGAGAAAACGTAATTCTCGATGCTTTGAACCAGGGAATAATAGATGATATTTCGGCTGATGTCCTGAAAGTTGGTCACCATGGTTCGTATACTTCAACTTCCCACTCCTGGCTGCAGGCGGTTGACCCGAATTACGCTGCAATAGAAGTCGGCTATGGAAATTCATACGGTCATCCCCACAGCGAAGTTATACAGAGAATTGAAAATTACGGGGCATTTATATACAGAACAGATCAGGACGGTACATTCATAATGACAACGGACGGAACCGACCTGGAAGTCTACCCATGA